The following nucleotide sequence is from Nitrospirota bacterium.
TCGCGGTTCCCCTCCCGATTTCCGGTCCTGCTTCTCGGGGCCGGTGTCGTGCTGTACTCAACCGTTATCCCGACGACGACCCGTGCGCAGCCGGTTGATCAACCAACGGCGGGCGGGTTCCAGGAACTGCTCGGCGCGCGAATCCAGGCTCTTGGACGCTTTGATGTGCAACGCCATCAGGCGCTGCTCGATCGGGGGCAAAACGCGGTCCGCACGCTCGGCGAGTTTGACGAAGGCCGACACGCACGGTTGCAGGAGTTCCTGGGACAGTCGATCGCTCACACCGGCGCCTTGATCGCCCGCGAACGCGCGATCCTGGAGACGGCCCTGTCCGAGAGCCTGGCCGCCCAACAGAGCGTGCGGAGCGGCGGATGGTTTCAGGAACGCGTCGGCTCTGCGATCGTCCAGACCGCCGGAGTGATTGCGCCCGACGATCCGCGGTTCGCCGAGCAGCTGCGCGCACGGCTCAAGGTGCTGTCCGCCATGGAGCCCCGCGTGGCGAGCCGCGCCGACGTGCAGGTGGCGGCGCTGACCGCCCGCTGGTCGCAATTTCCGCGCGACGCGCTCGCCCGCCTGAGCGAGGCGGTGCAAGATGCCCACCGAACCTCTCGGCTGTACGAGGCGTCGTACCAGGCGTGGGTCGCTCGGCCCCTCCTCGACGTTCAGACCGGGTTCGCGTTCTCGCGGAGCGTCGAAGATTATCTTCACCTGGTCGACGCGGTCACCGCGTCCCTCCGACCCCTCTGGGGCGTGGGGGGATTCTGGGAGTTCGGCGCCGCATCGCTGATCGGCATCTGCGCGGCGATGGCGTGGGTTGGAGCCACCGCACCGCGAGAGTTTTCCCGAACCGGGGCGCGGCCCGTCCAGGCGGGTGTGAGCACCGCGTGGCGATACCAACCCTACCAATGGAAAAGAGAGGTCCCCATGACACAGTCAACAACCCTGTTCAGTTGGCCCCGCGAAGTGATGTTCGGAAGCCACTGCTCGCGCGAAATCGGCCGGCACGCCGCCCGCGATCACATCAGGCAGGTGATGATTCTGACGGACTCCGGCGTAGCCCAGAAAGGGCTCGTCGATCTGGTGAAGGCGTCGCTCCTCGAAGCGGGTCTGATGTGCGAGGTCATCACCGACGTCTCGCGCGAAGTCCCCCACCACATGGTCGCCGGCATCGCGGATCGGTGCAGGCGAGGCGGAGCCGAGCTGCTGGTGGCGGTGGGGGGCGGCAGCGTGATCGACACCGCCAAAGCCGTGGGCATTCTGCTCGCCAACGGCGGCACCATCCAGGACTACGAAGGTGTGGATCGCGTCGGCCGGCCGATCACGTCTCTCTACGTGGTTCCCACCACCTCGGGCTGCGGAAGCGAAACGAGTCAGTTCTGCATCGTGCTCGACACGACACGGAAGAAGAAGATCGAAATTTTCAGCCGCAAGCTGCTGCCGGAACGCATCTTCATCGATCCGATGATGACGCGTTCCATGCCCCCGGATCTGACCGCCGGCAGCGGGATGGAGGCCCTCTCCAACTCGATCGAGGCCTACTTCTCGACCTGGGCGAGCCCGCTGACCGACACCCTCGCGTTGAGCGCGATCCGCTTGATCTCGGAGAACCTGCGCGCCGCCGTGGCCAACGGCCAGAACCTGGAAGCGCGCCAGCACATGTCGCTCGCCGCGTTCCAAGCCGGGCTCGCGTTCACCAACGCGCAAAGCGGCGCGGTGCACGCGCTGGGGCACTCGTTGTCCGGGATGTTCGACATTCCCCAGCGCATCGGCGACGCGATTCTCCTGCCGCACGTCATGAAGGCCAACTTGAACGCCGACGTCCAGCGCATGGCCAAGGTGGCTGAAACGTTGGGCGAGCCGGTGGCGGGCTTGAGCGTGCGCGCCGCGGCGCAACGGGCCATCGACGCGGTCAAGCTCCTGTTGGTGGACGTGGGACTGCCCACCAACCTGGAGAAGGTCGGAGCCGACAAGACCGCGATTTCGTCCCTCAGCGAGCAGGCCATGCAGGATAA
It contains:
- a CDS encoding iron-containing alcohol dehydrogenase translates to MKPVPHSRCLHSRFPSRFPVLLLGAGVVLYSTVIPTTTRAQPVDQPTAGGFQELLGARIQALGRFDVQRHQALLDRGQNAVRTLGEFDEGRHARLQEFLGQSIAHTGALIARERAILETALSESLAAQQSVRSGGWFQERVGSAIVQTAGVIAPDDPRFAEQLRARLKVLSAMEPRVASRADVQVAALTARWSQFPRDALARLSEAVQDAHRTSRLYEASYQAWVARPLLDVQTGFAFSRSVEDYLHLVDAVTASLRPLWGVGGFWEFGAASLIGICAAMAWVGATAPREFSRTGARPVQAGVSTAWRYQPYQWKREVPMTQSTTLFSWPREVMFGSHCSREIGRHAARDHIRQVMILTDSGVAQKGLVDLVKASLLEAGLMCEVITDVSREVPHHMVAGIADRCRRGGAELLVAVGGGSVIDTAKAVGILLANGGTIQDYEGVDRVGRPITSLYVVPTTSGCGSETSQFCIVLDTTRKKKIEIFSRKLLPERIFIDPMMTRSMPPDLTAGSGMEALSNSIEAYFSTWASPLTDTLALSAIRLISENLRAAVANGQNLEARQHMSLAAFQAGLAFTNAQSGAVHALGHSLSGMFDIPQRIGDAILLPHVMKANLNADVQRMAKVAETLGEPVAGLSVRAAAQRAIDAVKLLLVDVGLPTNLEKVGADKTAISSLSEQAMQDNFLRTNPRMLNREDIEAIYEDAFVEYAESVPAASWRSNTTVH